GATTTTTTTTCCTTCAGGTTGCCCAGGCTCGTATTTGTTGAAATAGCTATCGGGACCACCTTCAACCATTGTGCTAAGACGGCCAGTTTCTTCAGCCAATTGAGCAAATAAATGTGCTGTGCGACGACGCGGTCCCATCCTGTATTTACGTACCGTCTTTTGCAACGCATTGTGCAGATTGGCAGGGCGGGTATTTGACGAATTATTTAAATTATTTTTCACGTGGGCAATCGTGAATGTTTCAGCTTCCTTGCCTTTGTTATCCACAACTGTCTTGCGTATGATTCGGACGATTTCGTCCTGGCTTAGCCATTCACATTTTCTAAAATGGCGCACGAATTCTGCTGGATGGAAATGCCATTGCGCAGCCTTAAAGTCGGCCGGCAAGCCTGCGAGACCCATCACTTGCAGGTGTTTAATCACCTCTGCCCAGCCCTCTGGATCATCGGGCTGATCTGGTTGCTTGCGCAAGCATTCATATCGTGCAGCTATCGTACTCTTGTCCCATTCATTGGGAAATTTACAGATCGTGCGCGCCAGTTTAGGGAGTACAGCGGGGTCGCCAATGCGCGCGGCCAGTTTGACGTTGTCGCTCTTGCTACCTGGATCTTGAGGATCTGCGATCAAGTCTTTCATTTTGGCGGAATCACAGCGTTGATCATCTGGTTGTGCGTCATCGCCGTAGCAATTCCAGCCCATCATAGGGAGAAAATCGGCGTCACTGAATTTAAACGTGCCTGGCGCGTTAAGATCAGCCCAAATTTTTTGACCGGCGACGGTCTTGATTTGTCGCCAGTGAGCGGCGTTGCTGGGCAACGGATCTTTGTCTTCCGCTTTGCTACTTGTGCCAATATTTCTGCCGAAGCGCAGCAACTCATACCAGCCGCTGGGGCTGCTTACGGTCCCAGTGGTCTGCATGGCTCTATCGTGGCGCCTTTTGGCTTCTGTATACAGGTTATATTCAAAGTCCCCCTCGGGATCGCAGGTGCCGATCTTTACTCCAGCGGTGCTATAGGTTGTGATGGCGCAAGAGCCGGGGGCCGCACCCTCAGTATCAAAATTTATTTTTACCCATTGAGCAGCCGCCAGCGTGTTCGCCGCAGCGGTAGGAGCTACTGCTGCCGCTGAAGGTGGCGCTGCCGGCGCAGGTTTGTCGCGTAAATGCTGAGTTGGTGCAGTAGTTGACGTTGGCGTTGTTTCAGGGAGATAGATATAGATATCGCCAAATACCGCATCTGTTCTACCATCTTTTGTTGGCGCCGTGGTGGGGTCTTGCCACGCTAGATCGCGGCCAATTATTTTTTTTAAATTGTCGTCATCGCACGATATCGCCAGCTCGCATTGCCCATTGTGTAGATAGACACAGCCTGAAGAGCCGATCACGTCCTTGCGGTAAATTTTCTGACCTTCAGTAATACTCGACTTGATCTCTGACAGATGCATGTAGGACGAATAAAATTTTACTGTAGTTGCCGTGTTACCTTCTGCGCCTATTTCGGTCTCATGCTCAATGATGACCATGCCGTTATCTGTCCAACTTGCCTCTTTGCCAAACGGATTATAGGCTTGTCCATCGGCCGCGTCGGTGACCCTAGTTCGTGCTTTATTCACATAGATTATCTTGCCGTCAGCAATGGCTCGTGCAGATGCATAGCCATTGTCGGCAGACGGTGCTTGTAAATGCATACCGGTGTGCCATAGCAAAGATTGGCTGACCGGAAAATTTCCCTCAGGAGCAGAGGTAGTTGATTCACGCGAATCGACCGGACGTAATCCATTCTCCAGTATTTTATTTTCTTCAGTTTCGCCGGTCAAAAAGGGAGGGCTAATCAGCATTATTTAATTCTCGCTTTTACAAATTTCAAATGGAGATTTGGCGCTTGGTGATGACTTTGGTTCTCTGCGCTATTGGCAACATTGGCGCCCCCAAACTCTTCGGCCCTGGCAAACTGTGCGTCGCGGCATGTGCCACATATGCACCATTGGTGCCGTGCTCGATGCCGCCGGCATTGAACTTGGCATAGCTGCCGCCGCCATTGACTATGACTTCTTCCTTGGCGGTGATGGTGATGCGATTGGCCGTTTGCGTGATGTTCAATTTTGCCAAAATATTGATGCTGTCCGACAGAGCTTGTACATCGATGTCCCCGGCGGCGGCTACCAACTTCATGCCGGCTTTTTGCACCATCAAACGGAAGGTCTTGCCGATGCTGGCAAATACACTGTCGCCGCTGGCAATCGACAAGCTTTTGCCGGTTGTGATGGCAGTGTGCTGGTCGCTGGAGATATGGGTCGACTGCGCCGTCGTGGTCTCAATGCCGGCGGGACTGGCCAGCACCAGGTGCGGCGCGGATAGTTCTGGAAAGCTGCCGCTATCGCTTGCGCCGCTGCCCTTGATCGCATCATTCTGTGCCTTGAGGATTTTCGCAACTTCGGCCTGCTGTCCTTGCTTCTCCTGCACCCCAGCCTGCTGCGCAGCATCCGCCAGCGTCTCGTGCTGGTCACGCGCGGCAGTCAGGCGCTGCACGGTCTCGCCCATGTCTTTGATGTGTGAGGCAGCGTTGTTGCGGGCCTCGGTGGTAATCAGCATCCCCTTGGCTGAGCGCGCTACGCCATGGCCGTCTGTGCGCAATTCCCAGCCGTCACCCCGTGCATCCTTGCGCCCGGCATTGTCTTCAATCCGGGTGATGCTACCCAGACTCAGCTGGCTATGCTGGTGATCGCTTTTCAGCTGTGCCTGGATCTTGCCGTTGGTGTCGTCCAGCACCAGGTGGTTGCTTCTCCCTCCTGGCTGGTTGCCGCCGTTGGGTGTCAATTCGCGGCTTCTGAAGCCCATCAATGACTGCTGGGTCGCCAGCTTCCAGGGCGGCATGTTGCGCTGGTTGTAGACGCTGCCGGTGACAATGGGCCGGTCGGGATTGCCGTCTAGCCATTGGACCAGGCATTCCGAGCCGACCCGGGGAATCGATTTGGCGCCCAGTTCGCCGCCGGCCCAAGAGCTGGCGACACGCACCCAGGCGGAGCTGCGTTCATCGTTGTTGCCGATGCGGTCCCAGTGGAACTGGACCCGGATGCGGCCGAATTCATCAGTATGGACGCTGCCCTGGCCTGACGGACCGACGACCGTCACGGTTTGCGGGAACGTGATCCTGGTGTCGACGCTGTTGAACTGGCGGCCGGGTCGCCAGGGAATGGTTTTACGAATGCAGGTGAAAGTATTGCTGTAGGCAGATTTCTCTGTTGTCTCTTGCAGATAATTATTCGTTGCCGTATGGCTTACCGTCAGGATCAGGAATTCATTTTTCCCTGCCTCTTTATGACCATAGTGGCCGCTCAAACGGAACCAGTACCCAGGGATGACAGAGCGGTTATTGCCTGCGGCTTCAAAGTGTTTGCCTTTCGCTTCAATCTCTTCCATACGGCGCCGTGACAGCTGGTCAGCGCCTTGTGTGTTCTTGACGCCGTAGGCGCCCACATATTCATAGGATTCGATATCAAGGACGCTGCTGCCTTGCTTGTTCAGGGTCGGCACGCCGGCATTGATCGGCACTGGGTTCTTGAAGTTGAAGCCGCCTATCGATACGGAACCGGGAACGATCTGGCGCACTGGCGAAAACTCGCCTATGCCGTCTTCTTCGGTGGCGCCGCCATGGCGCTGGAAACGGATCTCGGGGCCGCCGTCTATCGGTTCCGCGCGCGTCGAGTCGTCGCTGATGATCAGCTTGTGGCCTTGCGCGCTGTGCTGGAAGTGATACAGCAAGCCGGCATTTTCAAGGCGTCTGTGTATGTAATTATGGTCGCTTTCGTCAAACTGAAAGGCATCTGTAAATATTGGATCTTCGCCGCTAACCTGGAAATCCCAGTCGGGCAGGGTGCCGTAGTCTTTGAAGATGATGTCGATCTGTTCGCCCAGCGTCTTACCGTGAAAAATGTAGTTGTCCTTGCGCAGGCGCAGGTACTGTGTCCACGGACCTAGTTTGGCCTGGTAGAAGGTGATAGCCCCATCCGTGCGAGTCAATCTGAACTCGAAACAGTAACCGGAAAAATATCGGAGGCTGCCGTCAGCCTTGACCAGTTCCACGCAAAACAGCTTTCCTTGCAGGTCTTTGAGAGCCAGGCCAGCGTCGTCAGAAAGCAGCTCAACGGAAAAATCAAAGTCCCGCGACAGACTTTCGACGGCATCGAGTTTGTTAACCAGGAGTTGCGCTTGCGGCCCATCGTCATGGGGAAACGACAGGCGCAGGATACGGCTGTTCTGTCGCCCTTGTATCAAGGCCGATAAGGATTGAAGCAAACTACTCATACGGGGTTCCTCGAAATTGAACCGTTATCAATAAGAATGTTTTTTTGATAATTCAGACAGAGCATTCTACTTGATAAATGCTTCATTAAAGCATAACCGCCAACGTATTCGGTTGCCATTGAGAAATGTTTGCAAGTGGTGGATTTTGCAAGAATTTACACTGTTGTTGGAATTTTGAAACAACGGTGAGCGTGAGCTGCACTATATCGCTGCATCAGGTGATGCCAAGCTAGGCGCATGGTTTGACTGACAAGTGATTTGCAATGTTGATAATATGCAATAATCAAGAGGCATTAGATGAATGCAGCCGTCGCAGGGAGGATTTCCGCTAGTCTGTTGCCGTTTAATGCGCTCTGAATGGAACATGCATCGGTATAACTTCGCAGGGCAAAACTAAACATCTAACCACAATCATTAAAATGGCTCGAAACCTATTTGTTACTGCTTTGCGCGAAGCAGGCAAGCAAGCTCAACGAAGCGCCCAAGCAACTACAAGAGAGCGCGCTCGGATGTTGAGAGAGCAAGCTCGATTAACGAGGGAAATGGAGCGCGACAACAAGCGTGAAGAAAAGGAAAGACAGCGGCAATATACAGAGGATCGTATTGCCGAAGTAGACGATCAAAACGATGAAATCAATGATTCGATTGAAGTATTAAATACCTTACTAGTTGAGGGTATGAATACGGCCCCAAGTCTAAATTTTGATAGCCTGCGAGTTGCTCCTAAAGAATGCAAACTGGATCTCGGGAGCCTCGCTACTCCACTTTTGCCTCCTTCTGAGAAGGCAACACCTAAACCAAACATCTTGATTGCCTGGCTCCCTCCTGTGAAGAAGGCCTATGACGCGAAGCGCCTAGAGTCACAACGGTTTCACGACAAAATGCTTGCCGACTATAAGCTTAAAGAAGCAACCAGAAAGACCTCTGTCCAAAAACTGGAAGAAGCGTATGGTCGTCAAGTGCATGAAGCAGAAAAGATTGCAAAGGATGCTAATGCCGAAATCGATAAATGGCAAAGAGCAATTGTAAAGGGAGAGCCCGAAGCGGTTGCGGAATATTTTAGAACAGTACTAGAAAGCAGCGATTACCCCGAAGGATTTCCACGAGACTCACGAGCCGTCTACGTTGCAGAATCAAAGCAGTTGGTTATTGAATACGCTCTTCCAAAAATGAATGACGTCGTACCAATGGTAAAAACCTATAAGTACGTCAAAACAAGCGACTCTATTACAGAATCTGCCCGTCCGGAAAACCAGCGTCGTTCAATTTACAGTGAGGTCGTCGCCCAAACAACTCTTCGTTGCTTGTGGGAGGTTTTTACATCGGATGACCTTTGCTTAGTAGACACAGTGGTTTTGAGTGGCTATGTAGATACGATCAACCCAAGCACCGGAAAGGGGATTAGACCGTGTTTGGTTACTGTTCGTGTAACAAGGGATGCAATTAACAATATCGATTTACAAAAAGCTGAAGCCATTCCGTGTCTTCGAGAATTGAAAGCATCATTTTCAAAGAGCCCTGGTGAATTAGCGCCCGTAAGGCCGATTCTTGAACTGAACATGTTTGATGCAAGATTTGTACAGGAATCTGACGTACTGTCGACCTTGGACTACCGATCAAATTTAATGGATCTGACCCCAGGTGATTTTGAATCACTTATCACCAATTTATTTCAAAAAATGGGGCTAGATACCAAGATGACTCAAGCGTCGCGCGACGGCGGCGTCGATTGTGTGGCGTTTGACCCGCGCCCCATTTTTGGGGGGAAAGTGGTTATCCAAGCAAAACGCTACAAAAACACCGTTGGCGTAAGTGCAGTTCGCGATTTATACGGGACTATGCAGAATGAGGGCGCATCGAAAGGTATATTGGTAACAACAAGCGGCTACGGGAAAGCAGCATTTGATTTTGCGAACGGGAAGCCTTTGGAGCTACTCGACGGTGGAAATCTACTTTATTTATTGAAGGAGCACTCAGGGCTTGATGCAAAAATCGTCATGCCTGACGAATGGCAAGATATCGCACTAGATAGGCGTGAAAATGAATAATATGGAGCGGCCTACGATGCTAGGTAAGGTGGTCAACGATCATCCATTGGTGAGCGGAGGAGGAAGTGCGGCAAAGCCCGTATTCTCGCGGGCCGTGCTTTTTTAGATCTAGCAGTCGACGACGGTGACGCAATGCTAATGAACAAAGCAATTATTTGAGGCGTATCGGTAGATAACGTACAAATCCTGCCCCCGCAACCAAAAAAGACGGACCAGCTACTTGCTTAGTAGTCGGCCCGTTTTCATTTTGGCTCAGACTTCATCGCCTTGCGGTTCAATTTCCATTTTTCCGAAGATACCGCGCAGAATAGTATGAGACCGCTGGTCTGTTGTCTTGCAGCGCGCTAGATAGGTCCATCAGCATTTCTTTGAACAGGCGGGCAACATCCGGCGCCAATGCTTTTTGTTGACTGGCATCAGTTTCAATGGACCGCCGGATTGCGACGAGCTTGTTCCTTTGCTCGCAAAATTGATAATCATCTAGCCGTCCTGATGTACAAACGCCGCTCTAGGCTGGTCACTTTGCTTCCGATGAAGAAAACATTGGGTTGCCACTAGCGGTGGCTGATGCTGGGACTTCCTCCTGCAAGACGTCCCAATGCTCAACCACCTTGCCGTCTTTCAAGCGGAATATGTCGACGGCGACCATTGGCTTCGGTCCCCAACCAACGTAACGACCGTGGACCATCACCAGATCGCCTTCGGCCACCGCCATACCCGGCTGGTAAGAAAAGTCCTTGGGCAATTTGGGGATCAGTTCCTTTATCGCATTCGGGCCACTTGAGATAGTGGGGTTATGCTGGATATAGTTTGCGGCGAAGTATTTGTCGACGACACTTGGATCTCGATCAATGAATGCCCCGGTCAATGCATGAAGGGCTACCTGCTTATTGCTTTCCATAGTAGTTCCTGAAGTTGGTGTCGAAGGTTTTCCTGCGGCGTTAATTGTCGGTGTTGGGTCACCCGAATGGACCATGCCCGAAGCGGTAAACAGCACTGTGACCAACGCCATACGAATTCTTGAAGTGTACATAGTTGAACTTCTCCGTTGAAATTTAACTTGGTCGGCAAGAGTCTAGTGATATCTCACCAGCATGGTGAAATGAATCAGGAGGGATCGGGGTCAATCATTTGTGCATTGAAGTAACTTAGGCATATTTCATTATGTCGTCAAGAAATATTTTGTCAAATTGACACTAATTGTTACCCAATGTGACGTTTGAAAGTAAAGGGGGAGTGGGCTTCTCAGGCGTGTTTTTGATGTGGTAACTACATAAACAACGCCTAACTTATCGATAGCTAATTGCAGGGGAAATAATCCCAAAGCCCCTGTTGCCGCATGCTTTTTAGAGCGAACGTGAACTGTTGCAGGCTAGTCTGTTGTCCGTGCACGCAGGCGGCTGACACTGTATTGAATTGCGCTTGCGTTTGACGCCATCGCTACTTATGCTAAAGACTTCTGCGAAAACAGGTGTGGTGCGGGCCAGGGTGGAAGAGGTTCGCGCTAATTTCCCGTGACCACCTCGGTCTATCTCCGTCAGTTTGAATTACCGGTTCGTTCCTCGGATGTCTCCGTTGATTCGGTAGCCATCTCGACCCAGCAATCAGCCAATCACATGAGGGTATTGCCATGACTGAAGCCAAAACAAACAATGCGGCGTTGCAGTGGGAGCTATTGGTCAAGAAGCGCAACAGCGATCCCAGCCGGGTGCCACCGGGCAATGAATCTCTCACGGAATCTCTCATCTGGATAACCAACACGGTCACTCTGCTCTATGGCGAGCGGGATGCCATGCTGGTCGATACTTTTCTTCCCAACGAGCAGAACGAAGAACTGGCTGACTGGATCGCAGCCAGCGGGAAGAACCTCACCATGGTGTACATCACCCATGCCCATCCCGACCATTTTTGCGGCTTGAAGCTGTTGCTTGATCGCTTCCCAGGTGCGCGGGCTGTTGCCCCTCCACAGGTGGTCAAGGCCATGCATGCCACGATCGCCCCGGATATGGTAAAGAACGTTTGGGAACGACTTTGGCCGGGACAGCTCCCGAAAGAGCTAATCGCCGCCGACGTGCTGGAAGGCAATGAGTTCGAACTGGAAGGGCACAAGATTGTGGTGGTGGATATCGGGCACACCGATTGCGATCACTCAACATGCTTGCATGTTCCGTCCATCGACCTGGTCATATCCGGAGACGCCGTCTATAACGGTGCTCATCTCTACCTGGCGGAGTCGAACAAGCAAGGGCGCCTCGACTGGTTGGGTGCACTCGATAAAATCGAAGCGCTGAATCCGCGCGCGGTGATCGCCGGGCATGGTGTACTAAAACCAGACAGCGACCTCCGGCATATCCAGGCGACGCGCCAATACCTCCTCGATTTCAACCGCCTGGACGAGGCGACGACGACAGCCCGCGAGCTCTACGACCAAATGCTGGAACTCTATCCGGATCGCACCAACCCGGGTTCGCTATGGGGCGGGGCCAAGGCCGCCAAGGCTTAGGGCCATCAGATCTGGTTGTGGCGCTATTTCAAGCGGATAGGTAGATAACGTACAAATCCCGCCGCCCCAACCAATTAAAGACGGACCAGCTACTAGTTTTAGTAGCTGGTCCGTTTTCATTTTGGCTTAAGCTTCATCGTCTTGTAGTTCAATTTGGTTTTCCCGACGATAGCCGGTTGTGGTTTGTAATGATGGAGGCTGCGGGAATCGAACCCGCCGCCGTCAAAAGTACAGATTCTTATATGAACTAGATATATTTTCCACCTAGGCTGCGTTCTTAATTAGATCTTTGATTTCGGCAAGCCAACGTGCGCGCTCCTCGGGTGTGCTTCCCGATACAGGGCCATACATCCGTCTGATAAAATTTTTAACGCCACAAAGATCAAATATACAATTGCGCCAAATCTGCTCAAGGGGATCGCCGAATACCGCCATCTCACGCTTCATTGGCGTGTTCGAAGTATTGAAAACAAGAGCGCACTTGGCCCTCAATAATCCAATTGGCAAGCCTGAAAAATCGGTATTCTCTTCGTATCGGTAAGCTGTATCGAGCCTAAGTACTCGATCTACCCAGCCTTTGAGGATTGCAGGAGGTTGCCCCCACCAATTGGGATGAAAAATCAATATCAAATCGGCGCGAGAAATCTCGGAACAATGCTGTTCGACGAGCTGATCGTGGGAGGTATTGTTTTGACTTTCATTATTTCTTTGAATCGGATCAAATTGTTCCGCATAGAGATCGTGAATGACGAGTTGATAGCCGAGTTGCTGGAGCGTTTGCTGAGATTCTGCTGCCATGGCATGACTCATGCTATTTGAGTTCGGATTGGCGACGACAATAAGTGCAAGCATAATTGAGCTTCCGATCGTAACAAGTCATTAATCCTATATCTTATCGAGCATTTTTCAAAAGCAGGGGTACTTGTATTGCACCGTTTTTGAAATCAGAGATTCATGGCTCATTTCCTCATAGGTGCCCGAACTACATCCGTAGGGCGACACGCTACTTCAGTCGAATTGGTATATAACGTACAAATTCTGCCCCCGCAACCAATAAAAGACGGACCAGCTACTTGCTTAGTAGTTGGTCCGCTGTCATTTCTGCTTAGTTTTTTTTCTTTCGTCCGTTGCCCGTAAGTTTCTCTACAAGCATCTGGTTGAATGCGCGTTCTTCGACGGTCTGAAGTGATTTGCAATGGTGGCGGCGGCGGGAATCGAAACCGCGTCTCGGTTTTAAGAAATCTCAGTCCGTGTAAAACGGCAAAAAAGCCCGGTCGACAAGTCGACCGGGCGCGAAGATACGATTTAGCGGGGCAGCGTTATCTGGCCGCTTGCCGCACATCTTTCTTGCTTGTTTTCCCCGTTGCTTCTCGCATGGTTATCAATGCGTGACCCAGCTGACAATCGGATTGACCAGGTTGGCCGCATTGGCTGCACTAAAGGCAGGTTTAGCGCCAAACTCCGTCACATACAAATCCAGTCGCGCCAGGCTTTTGGCGGCGCTGAAGTTGACGGCGAATCGGATGAAACTTGCGCCGTTAAGCGGGTTGTCCGAGTTCGGATTCACAGTGTTGCTGTTGTTTTGATGATAGCCCTTTGGCAGCAATACATTTTGCGTGCTGCCATCGGCAAACGTCGCGCGCAGCGTATAGTCGCATCCTGTATTTTGGCAGTAGTTCGCATATTTCAATTTCATTTGATCCCAATCAGGCTGGCTGGTCGGATCAAAGGTGTGCGGTATATTTCCCTGGCCTGCCGTGCTTACCGCCAGGCGATTCAGAGTGGCATCGGTTTTGGAGATGTTGCCCATCACGGTTACCACCTGTTGGTTGCCTTGCATATCTCGTTGCAACTGACTTACTGTGGAGCTGGCGTCGACGTATGCGCCTTGGGCTGCCGACCAGCTG
The sequence above is a segment of the Collimonas sp. PA-H2 genome. Coding sequences within it:
- a CDS encoding nuclear transport factor 2 family protein, encoding MYTSRIRMALVTVLFTASGMVHSGDPTPTINAAGKPSTPTSGTTMESNKQVALHALTGAFIDRDPSVVDKYFAANYIQHNPTISSGPNAIKELIPKLPKDFSYQPGMAVAEGDLVMVHGRYVGWGPKPMVAVDIFRLKDGKVVEHWDVLQEEVPASATASGNPMFSSSEAK
- a CDS encoding restriction endonuclease is translated as MERDNKREEKERQRQYTEDRIAEVDDQNDEINDSIEVLNTLLVEGMNTAPSLNFDSLRVAPKECKLDLGSLATPLLPPSEKATPKPNILIAWLPPVKKAYDAKRLESQRFHDKMLADYKLKEATRKTSVQKLEEAYGRQVHEAEKIAKDANAEIDKWQRAIVKGEPEAVAEYFRTVLESSDYPEGFPRDSRAVYVAESKQLVIEYALPKMNDVVPMVKTYKYVKTSDSITESARPENQRRSIYSEVVAQTTLRCLWEVFTSDDLCLVDTVVLSGYVDTINPSTGKGIRPCLVTVRVTRDAINNIDLQKAEAIPCLRELKASFSKSPGELAPVRPILELNMFDARFVQESDVLSTLDYRSNLMDLTPGDFESLITNLFQKMGLDTKMTQASRDGGVDCVAFDPRPIFGGKVVIQAKRYKNTVGVSAVRDLYGTMQNEGASKGILVTTSGYGKAAFDFANGKPLELLDGGNLLYLLKEHSGLDAKIVMPDEWQDIALDRRENE
- a CDS encoding M23 family metallopeptidase → MLISPPFLTGETEENKILENGLRPVDSRESTTSAPEGNFPVSQSLLWHTGMHLQAPSADNGYASARAIADGKIIYVNKARTRVTDAADGQAYNPFGKEASWTDNGMVIIEHETEIGAEGNTATTVKFYSSYMHLSEIKSSITEGQKIYRKDVIGSSGCVYLHNGQCELAISCDDDNLKKIIGRDLAWQDPTTAPTKDGRTDAVFGDIYIYLPETTPTSTTAPTQHLRDKPAPAAPPSAAAVAPTAAANTLAAAQWVKINFDTEGAAPGSCAITTYSTAGVKIGTCDPEGDFEYNLYTEAKRRHDRAMQTTGTVSSPSGWYELLRFGRNIGTSSKAEDKDPLPSNAAHWRQIKTVAGQKIWADLNAPGTFKFSDADFLPMMGWNCYGDDAQPDDQRCDSAKMKDLIADPQDPGSKSDNVKLAARIGDPAVLPKLARTICKFPNEWDKSTIAARYECLRKQPDQPDDPEGWAEVIKHLQVMGLAGLPADFKAAQWHFHPAEFVRHFRKCEWLSQDEIVRIIRKTVVDNKGKEAETFTIAHVKNNLNNSSNTRPANLHNALQKTVRKYRMGPRRRTAHLFAQLAEETGRLSTMVEGGPDSYFNKYEPGQPEGKKIGNTQPGDGIRFKGRGIIQLTGRTNYENFGNYKDASFLTDSAALSLATHADLTCDASGSYWASKQRYNLDSKKHLVPNGKLSINYWADQGTTNADAKNLTKCINPGTVHFDEVRWPCFEHAWHALNDATVAPTNFQPILA
- a CDS encoding NAD(P)H-dependent oxidoreductase — translated: MLALIVVANPNSNSMSHAMAAESQQTLQQLGYQLVIHDLYAEQFDPIQRNNESQNNTSHDQLVEQHCSEISRADLILIFHPNWWGQPPAILKGWVDRVLRLDTAYRYEENTDFSGLPIGLLRAKCALVFNTSNTPMKREMAVFGDPLEQIWRNCIFDLCGVKNFIRRMYGPVSGSTPEERARWLAEIKDLIKNAA
- a CDS encoding MBL fold metallo-hydrolase, which encodes MTEAKTNNAALQWELLVKKRNSDPSRVPPGNESLTESLIWITNTVTLLYGERDAMLVDTFLPNEQNEELADWIAASGKNLTMVYITHAHPDHFCGLKLLLDRFPGARAVAPPQVVKAMHATIAPDMVKNVWERLWPGQLPKELIAADVLEGNEFELEGHKIVVVDIGHTDCDHSTCLHVPSIDLVISGDAVYNGAHLYLAESNKQGRLDWLGALDKIEALNPRAVIAGHGVLKPDSDLRHIQATRQYLLDFNRLDEATTTARELYDQMLELYPDRTNPGSLWGGAKAAKA
- a CDS encoding type VI secretion system Vgr family protein produces the protein MSSLLQSLSALIQGRQNSRILRLSFPHDDGPQAQLLVNKLDAVESLSRDFDFSVELLSDDAGLALKDLQGKLFCVELVKADGSLRYFSGYCFEFRLTRTDGAITFYQAKLGPWTQYLRLRKDNYIFHGKTLGEQIDIIFKDYGTLPDWDFQVSGEDPIFTDAFQFDESDHNYIHRRLENAGLLYHFQHSAQGHKLIISDDSTRAEPIDGGPEIRFQRHGGATEEDGIGEFSPVRQIVPGSVSIGGFNFKNPVPINAGVPTLNKQGSSVLDIESYEYVGAYGVKNTQGADQLSRRRMEEIEAKGKHFEAAGNNRSVIPGYWFRLSGHYGHKEAGKNEFLILTVSHTATNNYLQETTEKSAYSNTFTCIRKTIPWRPGRQFNSVDTRITFPQTVTVVGPSGQGSVHTDEFGRIRVQFHWDRIGNNDERSSAWVRVASSWAGGELGAKSIPRVGSECLVQWLDGNPDRPIVTGSVYNQRNMPPWKLATQQSLMGFRSRELTPNGGNQPGGRSNHLVLDDTNGKIQAQLKSDHQHSQLSLGSITRIEDNAGRKDARGDGWELRTDGHGVARSAKGMLITTEARNNAASHIKDMGETVQRLTAARDQHETLADAAQQAGVQEKQGQQAEVAKILKAQNDAIKGSGASDSGSFPELSAPHLVLASPAGIETTTAQSTHISSDQHTAITTGKSLSIASGDSVFASIGKTFRLMVQKAGMKLVAAAGDIDVQALSDSINILAKLNITQTANRITITAKEEVIVNGGGSYAKFNAGGIEHGTNGAYVAHAATHSLPGPKSLGAPMLPIAQRTKVITKRQISI